One genomic region from Apodemus sylvaticus chromosome 1, mApoSyl1.1, whole genome shotgun sequence encodes:
- the LOC127683110 gene encoding testis-expressed protein 101-like isoform X1 produces the protein MLIPRSCSALPNVSEAMGTCRAQCVLLGFLLIASHWTLVQNISCEVSQTLSLEDDPSRTFNWTSQAEICNPGEFCQETVLLIKAEGTKTAILASKSCVPQGTETMTFVQYTAPPGLISISYSNYCNDSLCNNKENLASIWRVPEPTATTNMSGARHCPTCLALGPCASAPSMPCANGTTQCYQGRLEFSGGGLDSILHVKGCTTMIGCRLMASIVSVGPMTVKETCSYQSLLQPRLAETGASWMPTSVWVLELLLPALLLPLTHCP, from the exons ATGCTAA TTCCCAGGTCCTGCTCAGCTCTTCCCAACGTCAGCGAAGCCATGGGAACCTGCCGCGCCCAGTGTGTCCTGCTCGGCTTTCTTCTCATCGCCTCGCACTGGACGC TGGTCCAAAACATCTCCTGCGAGGTGAGTCAAACCCTGAGTCTGGAAGACGACCCAAGCCGTACCTTTAACTGGACTTCACAGGCCGAGATATGCAATCCTGGAGAATTTTGCCAAGAAACGGTACTGTTGATTAAAGCAG AAGGAACCAAGACCGCCATCTTGGCCAGTAAGAGCTGTGTCCCTCAAGGAACAGAGACAATGACGTTCGTCCAGTACACCGCGCCTCCTGGACTGATCTCCATCTCTTACAGCAACTACTGCAACGACTCCCTCTGCAACAACAAGGAAAACCTAGCGTCAATCTGGCGAGTACCAGAGCCCACAG CAACCACCAACATGTCAGGAGCCCGCCACTGCCCAACATGTCTGGCCCTGGGGCCCTGTGCCAGTGCCCCCTCTATGCCCTGTGCCAATGGCACAACTCAGTGCTATCAAGGAAGACTTGAATTCTCTGGAG GAGGCCTGGACTCCATTTTGCACGTTAAAGGCTGCACCACGATGATCGGCTGCAGACTGATGGCCTCGATAGTCTCAGTGGGACCCATGACAGTGAAGGAGACCTGTAGTTACCAGTCACTCCTTCAACCCCGACTGGCAGAAACCGGGGCCTCCTGGATGCCCAcctcagtgtgggtgctggagctGCTGCTTCCAGCACTGCTGCTGCCCCTCACCCACTGCCCCTGA
- the LOC127673588 gene encoding CD177 antigen-like yields the protein MGACRIQYVLLLSLLGFSPCSDTLTCHKGIMVKLGSGFTKTAVEWKSFENKEGGPEEICQETLLIIDVGNKSLILGSKGCGKPGEKKTQNVQVFSAGPGIVAASYAHFCDTDLCNKANSSSVLLDSLSLADSSQLGTTQCPVCLQFQGSCTHNSNFVFCPKGTRCYSSDLTFQGGELNSTFSIDGCLVSRCKYLLKKQTSIGIFSAMEIPQLQAVDSFSHVLVPSTLLAWIFGLSPLLSPLFAEICPLC from the exons ATGGGAGCCTGCCGCATCCAGTATGTCCTGCTCCTCTCTCTGCTGGGCTTCTCCCCCTGCTCAG ATACTCTGACCTGTCACAAGGGAATCATGGTGAAACTTGGCAGTGGCTTCACTAAGACAGCAGTTgagtggaaatcatttgagaaCAAGGAAGGTGGACCTGAGGAGATTTGTCAGGAGACACTCCTGATCATAGATGTAG GTAATAAATCTCTCATATTGGGGAGCAAAGGTTGCGGCAAACCTGGGGAAAAGAAGACCCAAAATGTCCAGGTGTTTTCCGCTGGGCCTGGAATCGTGGCTGCCTCTTATGCCCACTTCTGTGACACCGATCTCTGCAACAAAGCTAACAGCAGCAGTGTCCTTCTGGACTCCCTGTCACTTGCAG acTCCTCTCAGCTGGGAACCACCCAGTGTCCTGTCTGCTTGCAGTTTCAGGGTTCCTGCACCCACAATTCCAACTTTGTCTTCTGTCCTAAGGGCACTCGTTGTTATTCTAGTGACTTGACATTCCAGGGAG GTGAGCTCAATAGTACTTTTAGCATTGACGGATGCCTGGTCTCACGTTGCAAATACCTACTGAAAAAGCAAACTTCAATTGGGATCTTCTCCGCTATGGAAATCCCTCAGTTACAGGCTGTGGATTCATTCTCACATGTCCTCGTCCCGAGCACCCTCCTGGCCTGGATATTTGGGCTCAGCCCTCTTCTCAGCCCGTTGTTTGCAGAGATCTGTCCTCTTTGCTGA
- the LOC127683110 gene encoding testis-expressed protein 101-like isoform X2, producing MGTCRAQCVLLGFLLIASHWTLVQNISCEVSQTLSLEDDPSRTFNWTSQAEICNPGEFCQETVLLIKAEGTKTAILASKSCVPQGTETMTFVQYTAPPGLISISYSNYCNDSLCNNKENLASIWRVPEPTATTNMSGARHCPTCLALGPCASAPSMPCANGTTQCYQGRLEFSGGGLDSILHVKGCTTMIGCRLMASIVSVGPMTVKETCSYQSLLQPRLAETGASWMPTSVWVLELLLPALLLPLTHCP from the exons ATGGGAACCTGCCGCGCCCAGTGTGTCCTGCTCGGCTTTCTTCTCATCGCCTCGCACTGGACGC TGGTCCAAAACATCTCCTGCGAGGTGAGTCAAACCCTGAGTCTGGAAGACGACCCAAGCCGTACCTTTAACTGGACTTCACAGGCCGAGATATGCAATCCTGGAGAATTTTGCCAAGAAACGGTACTGTTGATTAAAGCAG AAGGAACCAAGACCGCCATCTTGGCCAGTAAGAGCTGTGTCCCTCAAGGAACAGAGACAATGACGTTCGTCCAGTACACCGCGCCTCCTGGACTGATCTCCATCTCTTACAGCAACTACTGCAACGACTCCCTCTGCAACAACAAGGAAAACCTAGCGTCAATCTGGCGAGTACCAGAGCCCACAG CAACCACCAACATGTCAGGAGCCCGCCACTGCCCAACATGTCTGGCCCTGGGGCCCTGTGCCAGTGCCCCCTCTATGCCCTGTGCCAATGGCACAACTCAGTGCTATCAAGGAAGACTTGAATTCTCTGGAG GAGGCCTGGACTCCATTTTGCACGTTAAAGGCTGCACCACGATGATCGGCTGCAGACTGATGGCCTCGATAGTCTCAGTGGGACCCATGACAGTGAAGGAGACCTGTAGTTACCAGTCACTCCTTCAACCCCGACTGGCAGAAACCGGGGCCTCCTGGATGCCCAcctcagtgtgggtgctggagctGCTGCTTCCAGCACTGCTGCTGCCCCTCACCCACTGCCCCTGA
- the LOC127683106 gene encoding CD177 antigen-like encodes MGACRIQYVLLLSLLGFSPCSDTLTCQMGSMVRLGKGFSYTAVEWKEQNTVITKGEEMCQEILVLIDVGKQSVVFGSKGPSIESHRNIRNTTVFSPGPGIKAIIFYHVCDVELCNRANSTKVLIDSLPRLAPAVRGKTTCPVCLHFKGSCLSNSTTAFCPRGTRCYASELTLHGGGLSAAFSITGCLVYPQKLLLKNQSSFGTVSMTEIRVPSKSSNSFSHVLVLSSLLAWMFGLSPLLSPLSAEICPLC; translated from the exons ATGGGAGCCTGCCGCATCCAGTATGTCCTGCTCCTCTCTCTGCTGGGCTTCTCCCCCTGCTCAG ATACTCTGACCTGTCAGATGGGGTCCATGGTGCGCCTGGGCAAGGGCTTCAGTTACACGGCAGTTGAATGGAAAGAACAGAATACTGTGATAACTAAGGGTGAAGAGATGTGTCAGGAGATACTTGTGCTCATAGATGTAG GTAAACAGTCTGTCGTGTTTGGGAGCAAAGGCCCCAGCATAGAGAGTCATAGGAACATCAGAAACACCACGGTGTTTTCCCCTGGACCTGGAATAAAGGCTATCATTTTTTACCACGTATGTGACGTTGAACTGTGCAACAGAGCTAACAGCACCAAAGTCCTAATTGACTCCCTCCCTCGTTTAG cccctgctgtGCGAGGAAAGACCACGTGTCCGGTCTGCTTGCATTTTAAGGGTTCCTGCCTCAGCAATTCCACCACAGCCTTCTGTCCTAGAGGCACTCGTTGTTATGCTAGTGAATTGACCCTCCACGGAG GTGGCCTCAGTGCAGCCTTTAGCATTACTGGATGTCTGGTCTATCCTCAAAAACTCTTATTGAAAAATCAAAGTTCATTTGGAACAGTCTCCATGACAGAAATCCGTGTTCCATCAAAGAGCAGCAATTCATTCTCACATGTGCTCGTCCTGAGCTCCCTCCTGGCCTGGATGTTTGGGCTCAGCCCTCTTCTCAGCCCGTTGTCTGCAGAGATCTGTCCTCTCTGCTGA